TTTGTTTTTGGGGTGAACAGGACAGCTCCTGTCTTTTCGTCCTGGATAATTTCACCGTTTTCAGCCGCCGCCATGCAACCTGGAGACAAGCAGTGTCTGCATTGATCGGAAAAAAAGTTCCAGTAAACTTTGCCATCGCCGTTGGTTCCATCTGCCATTCTAACCAATTTCCAGGTCACAGCCGACAGATCTTGCGGGTTTTGGTAGCTGCCCCAGTTCTTCGTTTGCGTGGCCGGCAACTGATTCCACTGCTTACACGCTATCTGACAACCTCTGCACGCGGTGCATTTGGAGGTGTCTACGAGTATCGAGAATCCTTTGGACATTTTTTACACCCCCTCATACTTTCGTG
The genomic region above belongs to Desulfomonilaceae bacterium and contains:
- a CDS encoding 4Fe-4S dicluster domain-containing protein, coding for MSKGFSILVDTSKCTACRGCQIACKQWNQLPATQTKNWGSYQNPQDLSAVTWKLVRMADGTNGDGKVYWNFFSDQCRHCLSPGCMAAAENGEIIQDEKTGAVLFTPKTKDLDFKATLEGCPYNIPRQDPKTKQLFKCVMCFDRITNNQIPACVKACPTGAMVFGERDKIVDMAKKRAEELKKIYPKAAALNADDVRVIYVVKGDPKKYYEFAAGK